The Dehalococcoidia bacterium genome includes a window with the following:
- a CDS encoding PQQ-binding-like beta-propeller repeat protein has translation MAELGQASQRAWMCRVCSRPNVEDKSRCTNCWANRPEEAELLDMPDADALAIRIRRSRFSRRVLRWVAGVAVAALVAAWFILPHFGVALFQSEPSMDISSSPSGSDWPMYQRDPTHSGAAFDSGKTPAGVLKWRYESDGPLYSSPAVVDGTVYLATGGGSVAALDAETGEEIWKHSTGGTLNSSPAVAGEMLFIGRFDGGVEARDLGSGDVLWEFKTGARVISSPVVERGVVYIGSGDGNLYALDAGTGRERWTYSTRGWISSSPTLFDDYVGIASFDGLLHVVHRDTGKKRLDFHLSETPRGSATFGKQHVIVADGRGRLKAVDWRERTWPLEWLWLKVRLQLLYWGMIDTLANQKGFIWGTATGHAFMGTPVLSGGLVYAANFGGEVVAADESTGEVVWQTAVGAPVSGSMSAVADVVLVGDTDGILHSLDAGTGARRWQFETSGRISATPIVADGVVYVGSWDGTLYAIE, from the coding sequence ATGGCTGAGTTAGGTCAGGCCTCACAGAGGGCGTGGATGTGCCGGGTGTGCTCGCGTCCGAACGTCGAGGACAAGAGCCGGTGCACCAACTGCTGGGCTAACCGACCTGAGGAGGCCGAGCTGCTGGACATGCCGGATGCGGATGCGCTGGCAATACGAATCCGCAGATCGAGGTTCAGCCGGCGGGTGCTGCGGTGGGTAGCGGGAGTCGCAGTCGCTGCGCTCGTTGCTGCGTGGTTCATACTGCCGCACTTCGGTGTGGCGCTGTTCCAGTCCGAGCCGTCCATGGACATAAGCTCGTCTCCGAGCGGCAGCGACTGGCCGATGTACCAGCGTGATCCGACACACAGCGGAGCGGCGTTCGATAGCGGCAAGACGCCGGCAGGTGTGCTCAAATGGCGCTACGAGTCGGACGGGCCGCTCTACTCATCGCCTGCCGTGGTCGACGGTACTGTCTACCTGGCGACCGGGGGTGGGTCAGTTGCTGCATTAGACGCAGAGACGGGTGAGGAGATCTGGAAGCACAGCACCGGAGGGACGCTGAACTCGTCTCCCGCTGTGGCCGGAGAGATGCTGTTCATAGGTCGTTTCGACGGCGGGGTCGAAGCGCGGGATCTGGGATCGGGGGATGTCCTATGGGAGTTCAAGACCGGGGCCAGGGTGATTTCGTCTCCGGTCGTCGAACGCGGCGTGGTGTACATCGGGTCCGGCGACGGCAACCTGTACGCACTGGACGCGGGCACGGGCCGAGAGCGCTGGACGTACAGTACTCGGGGGTGGATCAGCAGCTCGCCGACTCTGTTCGATGACTATGTGGGTATTGCGTCGTTCGACGGTCTGCTTCACGTGGTGCACAGAGACACTGGGAAGAAGCGGCTCGACTTCCATCTCTCCGAGACGCCGAGGGGATCGGCCACGTTCGGGAAACAACACGTCATAGTCGCCGACGGTCGGGGCCGGCTCAAGGCCGTCGACTGGCGGGAGCGTACGTGGCCGCTGGAATGGCTGTGGCTGAAGGTCCGGTTACAGCTCCTGTACTGGGGCATGATCGATACGCTGGCGAATCAGAAGGGCTTCATCTGGGGCACCGCCACAGGACACGCATTCATGGGTACGCCCGTGCTCTCAGGCGGTCTCGTGTACGCGGCGAACTTCGGGGGAGAGGTGGTCGCGGCTGATGAGAGCACGGGGGAAGTCGTGTGGCAGACAGCCGTAGGTGCGCCGGTGTCGGGGTCGATGTCGGCTGTCGCAGACGTCGTGCTGGTGGGAGACACGGACGGCATTCTGCACTCCCTGGACGCGGGGACAGGCGCCCGGCGCTGGCAGTTCGAGACGAGTGGGCGGATCAGCGCCACACCGATCGTCGCAGACGGCGTGGTCTACGTGGGCTCGTGGGATGGGACGCTGTACGCGATTGAGTGA
- a CDS encoding ABC transporter permease: MFAYIVRRLLATIPVLVVVGLFTFFLLRLTPGDPAAVIAGNEATHEEYIKIRERLGLDDPIYVQLGKWAGRITQGDFGTSIRSGRPVFELIKGRVGPSVSLTVATELIAVLVAIPLGVLAAWKANSIVDRGIMIFAAVGFSVPIFWLGFILIWVFGLWAFGMDNPLLPVAGYVRITDDLWEYMRHLALPAFSLGLVVIALIARMTRASVLEVLKEDYVRTARAKGVTERTVLVRHALRNASLPILTVVGLSLAGLLSGAVVTESVFAIPGLGRLAVEAIATRDYPIIQAMIILIGSFYVFINLAVDILYAFLDPRIRY; this comes from the coding sequence TTGTTCGCCTACATCGTCCGCAGACTGCTCGCCACGATCCCCGTCTTGGTGGTCGTCGGCCTGTTCACGTTCTTCCTGCTGCGCCTTACACCCGGCGACCCGGCCGCAGTAATCGCCGGTAACGAGGCCACCCACGAAGAGTACATCAAAATACGCGAGCGCCTCGGACTCGACGATCCCATATACGTCCAGCTTGGCAAGTGGGCCGGTCGTATCACGCAGGGCGACTTTGGAACGTCCATCAGGTCGGGCCGTCCGGTCTTCGAGCTGATCAAGGGACGTGTGGGGCCGTCGGTATCGCTGACGGTCGCCACGGAGCTTATAGCTGTACTGGTTGCTATCCCGTTGGGTGTTCTCGCCGCCTGGAAGGCGAACTCGATAGTAGACCGCGGAATCATGATCTTCGCCGCAGTTGGTTTCTCAGTACCGATCTTCTGGCTGGGATTTATCCTGATCTGGGTGTTCGGACTCTGGGCCTTCGGCATGGACAACCCGCTGCTGCCCGTTGCCGGCTACGTCAGGATTACTGACGACCTGTGGGAGTATATGCGCCACCTCGCCCTGCCAGCCTTTAGCCTGGGCCTGGTCGTCATCGCGCTTATCGCCAGGATGACCAGGGCGAGCGTCCTGGAAGTCCTGAAAGAGGACTATGTGCGAACGGCGCGGGCAAAGGGAGTGACTGAGAGGACCGTACTGGTCAGGCACGCGCTCCGCAACGCATCGCTGCCGATCCTCACGGTCGTCGGCCTGAGCCTTGCCGGACTACTATCCGGCGCGGTCGTGACCGAGAGCGTGTTCGCGATCCCCGGTCTTGGCCGGCTCGCCGTCGAAGCAATCGCGACGCGCGACTATCCTATAATCCAGGCGATGATCATCCTCATCGGCAGCTTCTACGTCTTCATAAACCTTGCTGTCGATATTCTCTACGCATTCCTAGACCCCAGGATCAGGTACTGA
- a CDS encoding ABC transporter permease: protein MAQATGHSLAEQGSSLAARAWRSTLRVAVREPTMAIGLALLAILVLISVFAPFVIANEPTKINMDDRLEAPSTSYWFGTDAFGRDVFSRTMSGGRISLLVAAGVAVLTMIFGATFGSLSGYFRKVDAILMRVMDGLMAIPTVLLAIALMVMLGASLQNVIIAIVIVDTPRMTRIARASVLSLREQPFVDAARSIGANNGRILLRHVIPNLMAPIIVMGTYVAASAMLTEAYLSFLGAGIPAIDNPSWGNIMAEGRGFIHKAMWVIFFPGLVLAITVTSINLAGDGLRDILDPKLAHRM, encoded by the coding sequence ATGGCCCAGGCAACCGGACATTCACTGGCCGAACAGGGGTCATCGCTGGCCGCACGTGCCTGGAGATCTACACTCCGTGTCGCCGTCCGCGAACCCACGATGGCGATAGGACTCGCGCTGCTGGCTATCCTGGTGCTCATCAGCGTTTTCGCACCATTTGTCATCGCCAACGAGCCGACCAAGATCAACATGGACGACCGGCTCGAAGCCCCGTCCACGAGCTATTGGTTCGGCACCGACGCCTTTGGACGCGATGTGTTCAGCCGGACGATGAGCGGTGGGCGCATCTCTCTGCTCGTAGCGGCTGGCGTCGCCGTACTGACGATGATCTTTGGCGCCACGTTCGGCTCACTGTCGGGATACTTCCGCAAGGTGGACGCCATTCTCATGCGCGTTATGGATGGGCTGATGGCGATCCCGACAGTCCTGCTCGCAATAGCTCTCATGGTGATGCTCGGCGCAAGCCTCCAGAACGTCATTATCGCCATAGTGATCGTGGACACGCCCCGCATGACCCGCATCGCGCGCGCGTCAGTGCTCAGCCTGAGAGAGCAGCCGTTCGTCGATGCAGCGCGCTCCATAGGAGCGAACAACGGCCGGATTCTCCTGCGACACGTCATCCCCAACCTGATGGCGCCCATCATCGTCATGGGCACCTACGTCGCAGCCAGCGCGATGCTGACCGAGGCTTACCTGAGCTTCCTCGGGGCCGGCATCCCCGCCATCGACAACCCAAGCTGGGGCAACATCATGGCCGAGGGACGCGGCTTCATCCACAAGGCCATGTGGGTGATCTTCTTCCCCGGACTGGTGCTCGCGATAACCGTGACCTCGATCAATCTGGCCGGCGACGGCCTTCGCGACATCCTCGACCCCAAGCTCGCCCACCGGATGTAG
- a CDS encoding ABC transporter permease has translation MRNYIIKRLLLAVVTVYAVVTLVFVLMRMIPGDPALIALAEPGRGEAIPQEILEKKREELGLNRPLHVQYASWLVNSLRFDFGESSWGGGDVVDEYVQRLPISINMVVIASILTVVIGVPLGILSAVKQDTAIDYVARIISISGLSMPNFWVAGLIIIFLLRVFNWLPPLEFIPFWEDPQRAFVQGIFPAFAVAFAFIGSTARMARSSFLEVMREDYIQVARAKGLVERLVIQRHALRNAMLPVITILGLQFGFALGGLVVVEAAFNLPGAGRFLLDATMRRDYNVVQASLFAIAIFVTLANLIVDILYAWLNPRIRYE, from the coding sequence GTGCGTAACTACATCATCAAGAGGCTCTTACTGGCGGTGGTCACCGTCTACGCCGTAGTTACGCTCGTGTTCGTCCTCATGCGCATGATTCCAGGCGACCCTGCGCTGATAGCCCTGGCTGAGCCAGGCAGGGGAGAAGCTATTCCGCAGGAGATACTGGAGAAGAAGCGAGAAGAGCTTGGCCTGAACCGGCCTCTCCACGTTCAGTACGCCTCGTGGCTGGTAAACTCACTCCGATTCGACTTCGGGGAGTCCTCCTGGGGCGGCGGAGATGTCGTCGACGAGTATGTCCAGAGACTGCCCATCTCCATCAACATGGTGGTGATCGCCAGCATCCTGACAGTCGTCATAGGAGTGCCCCTGGGCATCCTGTCTGCAGTGAAACAGGACACTGCAATCGACTACGTGGCCCGCATCATCTCGATTTCGGGCCTGTCGATGCCCAACTTCTGGGTCGCCGGCCTCATAATCATCTTCCTCTTACGTGTCTTTAACTGGCTGCCTCCGCTGGAATTCATTCCGTTCTGGGAAGATCCGCAGCGAGCCTTCGTTCAGGGTATCTTCCCCGCCTTTGCAGTCGCATTCGCCTTCATAGGCTCAACTGCCCGGATGGCGCGGTCCTCTTTCCTGGAGGTCATGCGGGAAGACTACATACAGGTGGCCAGGGCGAAGGGACTGGTTGAACGCCTGGTTATCCAGCGTCATGCGTTGAGAAACGCGATGTTGCCTGTCATTACGATACTGGGACTCCAGTTCGGCTTTGCGCTGGGAGGACTCGTGGTCGTCGAGGCGGCATTCAATCTTCCCGGGGCAGGTCGCTTCCTGCTCGATGCCACGATGAGGCGCGACTACAATGTTGTTCAGGCCAGTCTGTTCGCCATTGCGATCTTCGTTACCCTGGCTAACCTGATTGTCGACATTCTGTACGCTTGGCTCAATCCGCGCATACGGTACGAATAG
- a CDS encoding LLM class flavin-dependent oxidoreductase gives MKLGLFIMPLHYPDRPHADTYQEDLELVEYADGLGYSEAWVGEHFLLPWENMPSPELFIARALGVTEQMSFGTGVSLAHFHNPAHLAHRISQLDHMARGRIYLGVGAGGSTVDSELFDIDEDKGTHRERMAECIDLVLKIWEGEPFEHSGQFYTVKLNEAQPENRIGFHMKPYQDPHPQIAVAGSSPYSSTLEMVGEKGWIPLSSSFMHETYLPSHRTVFERGAKRGGKPVPTEEWRISREIFVADDGQKAKDEALNGPIGNFFDDYWIPLFGGGGPGLDRLKLDPEMPDAELTREYMLENFWIVGDPEECAHRIKNMYDDVGGFGTLLLQCHDWVEDRPKWFRCLELMANEVLPRVNKATAA, from the coding sequence TTGAAACTCGGACTGTTCATCATGCCGCTGCACTACCCGGACAGGCCTCACGCGGACACCTACCAGGAGGACCTGGAACTGGTGGAGTACGCCGACGGCCTCGGTTACTCAGAGGCGTGGGTCGGAGAGCACTTCCTGCTGCCGTGGGAGAACATGCCGTCGCCGGAGCTGTTCATCGCGAGGGCGCTTGGGGTCACCGAGCAGATGTCGTTCGGCACCGGGGTCTCGCTCGCGCACTTCCACAATCCGGCGCACCTCGCGCACCGCATCTCACAGCTCGACCACATGGCGAGGGGCCGCATCTACCTGGGCGTTGGCGCGGGAGGCTCGACGGTGGACTCGGAGCTCTTCGACATCGACGAGGACAAGGGAACCCACCGCGAGCGGATGGCTGAGTGCATCGACCTCGTGCTCAAGATATGGGAGGGCGAGCCGTTCGAGCACAGCGGGCAGTTCTACACCGTGAAGCTGAATGAGGCCCAGCCCGAGAACCGCATCGGCTTCCACATGAAGCCGTACCAGGACCCTCATCCGCAGATCGCCGTGGCTGGCAGCAGCCCTTACTCGAGCACTCTTGAGATGGTCGGCGAGAAGGGCTGGATCCCGCTAAGCAGCTCGTTCATGCACGAGACGTACCTGCCCAGTCACCGCACCGTGTTCGAGCGCGGCGCGAAACGCGGCGGCAAGCCCGTGCCGACAGAGGAGTGGCGCATCTCCCGCGAGATCTTCGTGGCTGACGACGGCCAGAAGGCCAAAGATGAAGCGCTGAACGGGCCGATAGGCAACTTCTTCGACGACTACTGGATTCCCCTGTTCGGCGGCGGAGGTCCGGGACTGGATAGGCTGAAGCTCGATCCCGAGATGCCGGATGCCGAGCTGACCCGCGAGTACATGCTCGAGAACTTCTGGATCGTCGGCGATCCGGAGGAGTGCGCCCACCGCATCAAGAATATGTACGATGACGTGGGCGGCTTCGGGACGCTTCTGCTCCAGTGTCACGACTGGGTTGAAGACCGGCCCAAGTGGTTCCGGTGTCTTGAACTGATGGCCAACGAGGTGCTGCCGAGGGTCAACAAGGCCACCGCGGCGTGA
- a CDS encoding CRTAC1 family protein — protein sequence EILEGLLEQEPDSVRRRWLLNIAHMARGTYPAGVDEMHRVPPSAFEPEYELGGRFREVAADIGIYSVDLAGGANVEDFDNDGLLDIVTSSWDPSQSLRLYLNDGSGRFVERTNAAGLSEQTGGLNIVQADYDNDGWMDILVMRGGWLMSNGQMRMSLLRNNGDGTFTDVTHESGLAFPAVPSQSAAWADYDNDGDLDLFSCNESMPETQDEEAALIFPSQLFENDGSGSFTDVARQAGVANMRYCKGSAWGDYDNDGDQDLYVSNYAYENRLFRNDGDGTFTDVAPELGVTGPVESFPTWFWDYDNDGWLDLFVAGYARDIDTVAADYMGLPSDGARPRLYRNTGGALRQDEWFEDVTARVGLDDVNQGMGANFGDFDNDGYLDMYIGTGFPAFNALAPNVAYRNDGGGSFSNVTFSAGLGHIQKGHGIAFGDLDRDGDQDIFMQVGGFYPSDGFVNSLYVNPGSGNRWTSIRLIGTQSNRAAIGARIRVNVTTSEGIRAVHAVVSSGGSFGASSLEQEIGLGDAEVIESIEIWWPASGTRQRFEGVPLDTAIEIVEGDDTYRVVERGSFEFAP from the coding sequence AGAGATACTTGAGGGCCTGCTCGAGCAGGAACCGGACAGTGTGAGACGCCGTTGGCTGCTCAACATCGCGCACATGGCGCGTGGGACGTACCCGGCTGGAGTTGACGAGATGCATCGTGTACCGCCGTCTGCGTTCGAACCCGAGTACGAACTTGGCGGACGATTCAGGGAGGTCGCGGCGGACATCGGAATCTACTCGGTCGACCTTGCCGGTGGAGCTAACGTCGAAGACTTCGATAACGATGGACTGCTGGACATCGTGACCTCCAGCTGGGACCCTTCGCAGAGTCTCAGGCTGTACCTTAACGACGGCAGCGGGCGATTCGTCGAGCGCACGAATGCAGCGGGACTGTCGGAGCAGACCGGCGGACTGAACATCGTGCAGGCCGACTACGACAACGACGGCTGGATGGACATACTGGTCATGCGCGGCGGCTGGCTGATGTCGAACGGGCAGATGCGAATGTCGCTTCTGCGGAACAACGGGGACGGCACGTTCACCGACGTTACGCACGAGTCGGGGCTGGCATTTCCTGCGGTCCCCAGCCAGAGTGCGGCGTGGGCGGACTACGACAACGACGGCGATCTCGACCTGTTCTCATGCAACGAGTCGATGCCCGAAACGCAGGACGAGGAGGCAGCGTTAATCTTCCCCAGCCAGCTATTCGAGAACGACGGCAGCGGCTCCTTTACAGACGTTGCGCGCCAGGCCGGTGTGGCCAACATGCGATACTGCAAGGGGAGCGCGTGGGGAGACTACGACAATGATGGCGACCAGGACCTATACGTGTCGAACTACGCGTATGAGAACCGGCTGTTCCGCAACGATGGAGACGGCACGTTCACCGACGTTGCCCCTGAGCTCGGCGTGACTGGGCCGGTCGAGAGCTTCCCGACGTGGTTCTGGGACTATGACAACGACGGCTGGCTCGATCTATTCGTCGCCGGATACGCGAGGGACATCGACACGGTGGCAGCAGACTACATGGGACTGCCGAGCGACGGAGCGAGGCCGAGGCTGTACCGGAATACCGGCGGGGCCCTTCGACAGGATGAATGGTTCGAGGACGTCACGGCCCGGGTGGGCCTCGACGACGTCAATCAGGGCATGGGAGCCAACTTCGGGGACTTCGATAACGACGGCTACCTCGACATGTACATCGGCACGGGATTTCCGGCGTTCAACGCGCTCGCGCCGAACGTGGCCTATCGGAACGACGGTGGCGGCTCGTTCTCCAACGTGACGTTCTCGGCAGGCCTCGGGCACATACAGAAGGGACACGGAATAGCATTCGGAGACCTCGACAGGGACGGCGACCAGGACATATTCATGCAGGTGGGAGGGTTCTACCCGAGCGATGGGTTCGTGAACTCGCTGTACGTGAATCCAGGTTCGGGCAATCGCTGGACCTCGATACGGCTCATCGGAACGCAGTCGAACCGCGCGGCGATTGGCGCGCGTATCAGGGTCAACGTGACGACGAGCGAGGGGATACGAGCCGTCCACGCGGTCGTCAGCAGCGGCGGGAGCTTCGGAGCATCCAGCCTCGAGCAGGAGATAGGGTTGGGAGATGCTGAGGTCATCGAGTCTATCGAGATATGGTGGCCGGCGTCCGGGACGAGGCAGAGGTTTGAGGGCGTGCCGCTGGACACGGCTATCGAGATCGTCGAAGGTGACGATACGTACAGGGTGGTGGAGCGTGGCAGCTTTGAGTTTGCTCCTTGA
- a CDS encoding ABC transporter substrate-binding protein yields the protein MDFRRRPSIALYFVLVLLIAVALVATACASEEEPEEAAPAAAPAAQAPAPQAAAPAPAPTETPVPLEATPIIATAVPAAPAATGDQKYGGTLRKSAGDDLVHFDFMIQTTVRTQQRVGAAYNRLFRYAFDEKGVILPDLAEDWDASGDGLTYNITLQDGIKFHTIEGVPGSGTDLDCQDSVHSLNKYRDVDTSRRAKDVGAIESVECGAGSQDIVIKLSQPDAGLISMLAAGWSSVFPSELPYEDLETTVIGTGPFVWQGYTKGGKAELTKNPDYWRDGLPYMDGIEDIVFAEETASFAAFRAKQLDMNSLMQYLYPEEGRILQEQDPTINVSIIPRLWWHSVSGQLSDPVWGDVKVRQAFNLALDRGQSTQILNQGAGDTGGWQPPWSKWSLPRTELDEKIGKKDGSDMEDRREQAKALLAEAGYDEGELKLNWLVLNTRESRLTPAFAQDQLKLIGVEIVQDVVDRAAYTDRQDRKDFQLRSAGGVAPVLNPSLFYSNIYLCDASNNFSGYCDDEFEEMYKEQLSEQDEDARQELVWAMERKLFNDLPHIQIRWVAEGMAWWPWVKNFHDVDPAYYNNVTLEEVWMEDR from the coding sequence ATGGATTTCCGACGAAGACCGTCTATAGCCTTATATTTCGTACTCGTGCTGTTGATTGCGGTTGCCCTCGTGGCGACTGCCTGTGCGAGCGAGGAGGAGCCGGAAGAGGCCGCTCCAGCCGCGGCCCCTGCGGCTCAGGCCCCAGCTCCACAGGCGGCGGCTCCAGCACCAGCGCCCACCGAGACGCCGGTCCCGTTGGAGGCCACACCGATCATAGCGACCGCTGTTCCAGCGGCGCCCGCCGCCACTGGCGATCAGAAGTATGGAGGCACCCTCCGAAAGAGCGCGGGTGACGACCTCGTCCACTTCGACTTCATGATCCAGACCACCGTTCGTACCCAGCAGCGTGTCGGAGCCGCCTACAACCGCCTCTTCAGATACGCGTTCGATGAGAAGGGTGTAATCCTTCCAGACCTCGCTGAGGACTGGGATGCCTCGGGCGACGGTCTGACCTACAACATCACCCTGCAGGACGGCATCAAGTTCCACACGATAGAGGGCGTGCCCGGAAGCGGTACCGACCTCGATTGCCAGGACTCCGTTCACAGCCTGAACAAGTACCGCGACGTCGATACGAGCAGGAGAGCGAAGGACGTAGGCGCGATTGAGAGCGTCGAGTGCGGAGCCGGCTCGCAGGACATCGTCATCAAGCTGAGCCAGCCTGATGCCGGTCTGATCTCGATGCTGGCCGCTGGTTGGTCCTCGGTCTTCCCAAGTGAACTTCCCTACGAAGATCTTGAGACCACCGTCATTGGCACCGGGCCATTCGTCTGGCAGGGATACACCAAGGGCGGCAAGGCCGAACTCACCAAGAACCCCGACTACTGGCGCGATGGACTGCCCTACATGGACGGCATCGAGGACATCGTCTTCGCCGAGGAGACCGCATCGTTCGCTGCCTTCCGCGCGAAGCAGCTCGATATGAACTCCCTGATGCAGTACCTCTATCCTGAAGAGGGGAGGATACTCCAGGAGCAGGATCCCACCATCAATGTCTCCATTATCCCGCGTCTGTGGTGGCACAGCGTTTCCGGCCAGTTGTCAGACCCGGTGTGGGGCGACGTGAAAGTTCGTCAGGCATTCAACCTGGCTCTCGATCGCGGTCAGTCCACGCAGATCCTGAACCAGGGTGCCGGCGACACCGGTGGATGGCAGCCTCCGTGGAGCAAGTGGAGTCTGCCCCGTACGGAGCTGGATGAAAAGATCGGCAAGAAGGACGGCTCCGATATGGAGGACCGCAGAGAGCAGGCCAAGGCACTCCTGGCTGAGGCCGGTTACGACGAGGGCGAGCTCAAGCTCAATTGGCTGGTCCTGAACACCAGGGAGAGCAGGCTTACTCCCGCCTTCGCGCAGGATCAGTTGAAGCTCATCGGTGTTGAGATCGTACAGGACGTCGTGGACCGCGCAGCCTACACGGACAGGCAGGACCGCAAGGACTTCCAGCTAAGGAGTGCTGGAGGCGTAGCTCCAGTCCTGAACCCCAGCCTGTTCTACAGCAACATCTATCTGTGCGACGCATCGAACAACTTCAGCGGCTACTGCGACGATGAATTTGAAGAAATGTACAAGGAACAGCTCTCCGAACAGGACGAGGATGCGCGGCAGGAACTCGTCTGGGCAATGGAACGCAAGCTGTTCAACGACCTGCCCCACATTCAGATCAGATGGGTGGCCGAGGGCATGGCCTGGTGGCCGTGGGTCAAGAACTTCCACGACGTCGACCCCGCCTACTACAACAACGTGACCCTTGAAGAAGTCTGGATGGAAGACCGCTAG
- a CDS encoding tetratricopeptide repeat protein: protein MPFELSVGRMGPALVLVGLAGLVIVAVVVDYISPEPALKMEEDRAADLREYAARLSGSGDPYFGTRQLDYLTGELESPLYDTDTWRLTILRQLAFHRLRLGQVDESITLLTEAVELAERSMPDSHDRLGALEELAVAYMKRGEIQNCVSPEGRLVCALPLDP from the coding sequence TTGCCATTCGAGCTTAGTGTCGGGAGGATGGGGCCAGCGCTCGTGCTGGTGGGTCTGGCGGGACTGGTCATCGTGGCAGTCGTGGTGGACTACATATCGCCGGAGCCTGCTCTGAAAATGGAGGAAGACCGGGCAGCCGACCTCCGTGAGTATGCCGCAAGGCTGTCTGGGTCGGGGGACCCGTACTTCGGCACTCGGCAGCTCGACTACCTGACCGGCGAGTTGGAGAGTCCCCTCTACGATACAGACACCTGGCGTCTGACGATACTCAGACAGCTTGCGTTTCACCGGCTGAGGCTCGGACAGGTGGACGAGTCGATCACTCTGCTCACAGAGGCCGTGGAGCTCGCTGAACGTTCCATGCCGGACAGCCACGACCGTCTGGGAGCCTTGGAAGAGCTTGCGGTGGCATACATGAAGCGGGGCGAGATCCAGAACTGCGTCAGCCCAGAGGGCAGGCTCGTGTGTGCGCTGCCGCTGGACCCG
- a CDS encoding ABC transporter permease → MSNPTDTGIEIVRTSRLTSALRTSRRLIRQKPLGFVGALLLLFVGVLAVLAPWVAPVDPNTLTVDFLQGPSAAHWLGTDTTGRDVFSRVVWGGRVSLLVGVTATLLGTGTGAIIAVVTSYWGGKVDIIAQRFMDILWAFPSLIVAMVLVFVIGSSTRNVIFAISIVVIPSAARVVRSQVLSVKEMEYTTAARAIGAGDWRIMLHHITRNCMAPYIIVASITLGGAITTEASLSFLGMGIPPPTPSWGRDLFGAARQYAELAPWMAIAPGVALSLAVYGFNLLGDAVRDVLDPRLRSA, encoded by the coding sequence TTGAGTAATCCAACTGACACAGGCATTGAGATCGTTCGCACAAGCCGCCTCACATCGGCTCTCAGAACCTCAAGGCGACTGATACGTCAGAAGCCCCTGGGCTTCGTGGGAGCTCTACTCCTCCTTTTCGTCGGTGTACTGGCGGTGCTGGCTCCATGGGTCGCGCCAGTGGACCCTAATACCCTCACTGTGGACTTTCTGCAAGGGCCATCCGCAGCTCACTGGCTTGGGACGGATACAACCGGCCGCGATGTCTTTAGCCGAGTAGTATGGGGCGGGCGTGTATCTCTACTGGTAGGTGTCACGGCCACCCTTCTGGGCACCGGTACGGGAGCAATCATCGCGGTGGTGACCTCGTACTGGGGAGGCAAGGTCGACATAATCGCCCAGCGGTTCATGGACATCCTGTGGGCGTTCCCATCCCTCATAGTCGCGATGGTGCTGGTATTTGTGATTGGCTCAAGTACACGCAACGTGATCTTCGCCATCAGCATTGTCGTCATTCCATCAGCGGCCCGCGTCGTGCGTTCGCAGGTGCTGTCGGTCAAGGAGATGGAATACACGACTGCTGCGCGCGCCATCGGCGCAGGCGACTGGCGCATCATGCTCCACCACATAACGCGCAACTGCATGGCGCCGTACATCATCGTGGCCAGCATCACCCTCGGCGGCGCAATCACCACAGAGGCCTCCCTGAGCTTCCTCGGGATGGGCATCCCGCCGCCCACGCCCTCATGGGGACGTGACCTCTTCGGAGCAGCCCGCCAGTACGCCGAGCTCGCCCCGTGGATGGCGATCGCCCCCGGCGTAGCCCTCAGCCTCGCCGTCTACGGCTTCAACCTCCTCGGAGACGCCGTCCGCGACGTCCTAGACCCCCGCCTGAGGAGCGCGTAG